A genomic stretch from Telmatocola sphagniphila includes:
- a CDS encoding NHL repeat-containing protein — translation MLKRRIYLAAVILLSLTGPVFAADKVQPVRMGCGIMTFDTVPGWGLSPEGKSQIGPTHGSVVIDKAGNIYTSADAGVFVFSPDGKIIRRFVDDQHSRIHDMKIRAEADGEFIYGARNANGEGIKFNAETGAIVLKLPFPKESGLTQKAFNPTAIAVASNGDIYLSDGYASDHIFKFDKTGKYLMHFGVKGNELKQFNTAHGMVLDTRYEPARLLICDRNHSPKGRLLHYSLQGEFIGEVITGLGMPTSAAIHGDYVSVPDLQGRVVILDKSNTIMAVLGYNPDPAKGGNYSIPQSQWVEGIFSGTHGSYWDKDGNLYVQDWNMNGRIMKLVRVK, via the coding sequence GTGCTGAAACGTCGGATTTATTTGGCGGCCGTTATTTTGCTCAGTCTCACAGGACCTGTTTTCGCGGCGGACAAAGTCCAGCCGGTGCGGATGGGCTGCGGGATTATGACCTTCGATACGGTTCCTGGCTGGGGTCTCAGTCCCGAAGGTAAGTCGCAAATCGGGCCGACACACGGCAGCGTCGTCATCGATAAAGCCGGCAATATCTATACCAGCGCCGACGCAGGGGTTTTCGTCTTCTCGCCAGACGGCAAGATTATTCGGCGATTCGTCGACGATCAGCACTCGCGAATTCACGACATGAAGATTCGAGCCGAAGCCGATGGCGAATTCATCTATGGCGCTCGCAACGCGAATGGGGAAGGCATCAAGTTCAATGCGGAAACCGGTGCGATCGTTTTGAAACTGCCGTTTCCCAAAGAGTCGGGTTTGACCCAGAAGGCGTTCAATCCGACGGCCATTGCCGTCGCTTCCAACGGCGATATCTATCTGTCAGACGGGTATGCCAGCGACCATATCTTCAAGTTCGACAAGACCGGCAAGTACCTGATGCACTTCGGAGTGAAAGGGAACGAACTGAAACAATTCAACACGGCCCATGGCATGGTCCTCGACACGCGTTATGAACCCGCTCGTCTTTTGATCTGCGACCGTAACCACAGTCCCAAGGGCCGATTGTTGCATTACAGTTTGCAGGGTGAATTCATTGGCGAGGTCATTACCGGACTGGGCATGCCCACTTCTGCGGCAATTCACGGCGACTACGTGTCTGTTCCAGATCTCCAGGGACGCGTTGTCATTCTTGACAAGAGCAACACGATCATGGCCGTATTAGGCTATAATCCCGACCCCGCGAAAGGGGGGAACTACTCCATTCCCCAATCCCAATGGGTCGAAGGGATCTTCAGCGGCACGCATGGTTCCTACTGGGACAAGGACGGCAATCTGTACGTGCAGGATTGGAACATGAATGGCCGCATAATGAAGCTGGTGCGAGTCAAGTAG
- a CDS encoding SRPBCC family protein: protein MIVEAAVTIQGSQAAIWNVITNIENASEIISGIEKIEVLEKPASGLVGLRWRETRILFGKPATVEKWITEAIDNEFYKTRAEDGGFVFLTTKSISQSNGSMTLAESHQSTPQSNFAKLMSVPMRLLFKGVVKKALLKDLKDIKSAVEQK from the coding sequence ATGATCGTGGAAGCAGCAGTCACCATCCAGGGTTCCCAGGCTGCAATCTGGAATGTGATCACCAACATCGAAAACGCCTCGGAAATCATCTCGGGAATCGAAAAAATTGAAGTCCTTGAAAAGCCAGCGAGCGGGTTGGTCGGACTGAGGTGGCGAGAGACACGAATTCTCTTCGGCAAGCCCGCTACAGTGGAAAAGTGGATTACCGAGGCTATCGATAACGAGTTTTACAAAACTAGAGCGGAAGACGGTGGATTCGTATTCTTAACCACCAAAAGCATTTCACAGAGCAATGGAAGTATGACATTGGCGGAGTCTCATCAGTCCACGCCCCAGAGTAATTTTGCAAAACTCATGTCGGTCCCAATGCGACTATTGTTCAAGGGCGTGGTGAAAAAGGCCCTCTTGAAAGACCTGAAGGATATTAAGTCTGCGGTCGAACAGAAATAA
- a CDS encoding macro domain-containing protein yields MIVEVMEGDLLNQDVEVIVNSWNRNIVPWWLLLPQGVSGAIKRGGGTAPFKEVRRYGTIPLGGAVLTSAGRLPFKGIIHVAGINMLWRASERSIRDSVKNAVRLAHEKSFASMAFPLIGAGSGGFNPDQAKTLMLDELSKIEVLMSVKVVVFPGSK; encoded by the coding sequence ATGATCGTCGAAGTGATGGAAGGCGACCTGCTCAATCAGGATGTGGAAGTAATCGTCAACTCCTGGAACCGGAACATCGTTCCTTGGTGGCTGTTGCTTCCCCAGGGCGTCTCCGGGGCCATCAAGCGGGGAGGAGGTACAGCCCCGTTCAAGGAGGTCCGCCGGTATGGCACTATCCCTTTGGGGGGTGCAGTGCTGACTTCAGCGGGAAGGTTGCCATTCAAAGGAATCATTCACGTCGCCGGGATCAATATGCTCTGGAGAGCATCGGAGCGATCGATTCGGGATTCCGTAAAGAATGCCGTGCGACTAGCCCACGAAAAGAGTTTCGCCTCAATGGCCTTCCCGTTGATTGGGGCTGGATCCGGCGGCTTCAACCCGGATCAAGCGAAGACTTTGATGCTGGATGAACTTAGCAAGATCGAGGTTCTGATGTCGGTGAAAGTCGTAGTTTTCCCAGGGTCGAAATAA
- a CDS encoding alpha/beta hydrolase family protein, with amino-acid sequence MTRICMSAVFAALVPLLAIAADEPKAPGTVEQLFADFDPRKDPLDTRLVREWEKDGIVYRYVTFHIGLFKGKPARMAAYYGFPKGAKHLPGLLHLHGGGQRAFLSEVEFYAKRGYACLSINWGGREMENAKEGDPNTDWGAVDPTQKNVPGYSNLKPGDKYLDPFESPRNNNWYLLTLGARRGLTFLEQQPEVDASRLGVYGHSMGGNLTVYVAGSDDRVKAAAPSVGGSGFRTEPWPLLPQARMESPNGDVKLFNATIGFESYAPNIQAPLLWLGATNDFHGIMDDTYRTGDLIPHKNVRYSFTPHMNHRFTSEFAVTRPLWFDQYLKGSFTFPKTPDSKLILATEDHVPEWQVTPDASQPVAEVHVYYSIDPDPRARFWRSAEVKKTGAAWTAKLSILAVDQPLFAFANVIYPLKKSESEPYARPTERYAISSQLHTAIPKDLLRNEVKATDKPSPLIDDYSHGWQDWYLLEAGNPHHWEFSTRKLANPKWQGQMGQRLALEVQTEKPNELVIILTENIFRGYRGKSQEFVAVVKLNGGQNTQTVSLEPKDFKTRDGEALSSWKNVDLLSLRAYYEKGGKLLGSKSWAGGLPKFRKLWWQGN; translated from the coding sequence ATGACTCGCATCTGCATGTCAGCCGTATTCGCTGCACTTGTCCCGTTATTGGCTATAGCTGCCGATGAACCGAAAGCACCCGGCACCGTCGAGCAACTGTTCGCTGATTTCGACCCCAGGAAAGACCCGCTCGATACCAGGCTCGTCCGAGAGTGGGAGAAGGACGGCATCGTCTATCGCTATGTCACTTTTCATATCGGCCTCTTCAAGGGCAAACCGGCACGGATGGCGGCGTACTACGGCTTCCCTAAGGGAGCCAAGCATTTGCCCGGCCTGTTGCACCTTCACGGAGGCGGGCAGCGGGCCTTTCTCAGCGAAGTCGAATTCTATGCCAAACGGGGTTATGCCTGCCTGTCGATCAATTGGGGCGGTCGTGAAATGGAGAACGCCAAAGAGGGCGATCCGAATACCGATTGGGGGGCGGTCGATCCAACGCAGAAGAACGTGCCGGGATACTCCAACCTCAAGCCCGGTGACAAATACCTCGATCCGTTCGAGTCGCCCCGCAACAACAACTGGTACTTGCTCACGCTGGGGGCCAGACGAGGGCTGACGTTTCTGGAGCAACAGCCTGAGGTCGATGCCAGCCGCTTGGGCGTTTACGGTCACTCGATGGGCGGCAATCTGACGGTCTACGTTGCTGGCAGTGACGACCGGGTAAAAGCCGCTGCACCTTCCGTGGGTGGATCAGGTTTCCGCACCGAACCTTGGCCGCTGTTGCCGCAGGCGAGGATGGAATCGCCGAACGGTGACGTGAAGCTGTTCAATGCGACCATCGGCTTCGAGTCTTATGCCCCCAACATCCAGGCACCGTTGCTCTGGCTGGGGGCGACCAACGATTTCCACGGCATCATGGATGACACCTATCGTACCGGGGATTTGATCCCGCACAAGAACGTCCGGTACTCCTTCACGCCCCACATGAATCATAGGTTCACGTCGGAGTTCGCCGTGACGAGGCCGCTCTGGTTCGACCAGTATCTCAAAGGCAGTTTTACGTTTCCAAAGACCCCGGACTCAAAGCTGATCCTAGCCACCGAAGACCATGTTCCCGAATGGCAGGTCACGCCCGATGCGTCGCAACCTGTAGCCGAGGTCCATGTGTACTACTCGATCGATCCCGATCCACGGGCAAGATTCTGGCGATCAGCCGAAGTCAAGAAAACGGGCGCTGCCTGGACCGCCAAGTTGTCGATCCTGGCCGTGGATCAACCGCTCTTCGCCTTCGCCAACGTCATTTATCCATTGAAGAAGTCCGAGTCGGAACCTTATGCCCGCCCGACCGAACGCTATGCGATCAGTTCCCAGCTGCACACAGCTATCCCGAAAGACCTCCTCCGGAATGAAGTGAAGGCGACAGACAAGCCTTCGCCGCTGATTGACGACTACTCGCACGGCTGGCAGGACTGGTATCTGCTGGAGGCGGGCAATCCGCACCATTGGGAATTCTCAACCCGAAAACTCGCCAATCCCAAATGGCAGGGGCAAATGGGGCAGCGCCTGGCCCTTGAAGTACAAACCGAGAAGCCGAATGAACTGGTTATCATCCTGACGGAGAACATCTTCCGGGGCTACCGTGGCAAGTCGCAAGAGTTCGTGGCGGTCGTGAAGCTCAACGGCGGCCAGAACACGCAAACTGTGTCTCTGGAGCCGAAGGATTTCAAGACCAGGGACGGGGAGGCCCTGTCCTCATGGAAGAACGTCGATCTTCTCAGCTTGCGGGCGTATTACGAGAAAGGTGGCAAGTTGCTCGGCAGCAAGAGTTGGGCAGGCGGTCTACCGAAGTTTCGGAAACTGTGGTGGCAAGGCAACTAA
- a CDS encoding DUF2293 domain-containing protein, which translates to MSKPFTPGPTPNTVRAADGKVLSVPEGWVLLPPGDAALTRRVKAAGDHWIVAEKKGRKVFSRGIWTSAATIESIRADLEAERSTESFAQKKEAAARRREKVQIEYVEDFHGAVLAFLAFHPNHADLADRLARAVTDHATPVGSGTVARTKRIPVEQRAEAAVIAWMRHQTTGYDGMVIPRVKGKRREVRRMLARRSHDLLERYRRGEDLPETCPLLRTLAKLVPDHGEPSSGHRLPGQC; encoded by the coding sequence ATGAGTAAACCCTTTACCCCCGGCCCCACCCCAAACACCGTCCGAGCTGCCGATGGCAAGGTCTTGAGCGTCCCGGAGGGCTGGGTATTGCTCCCGCCCGGGGACGCTGCCCTGACTCGCAGGGTGAAAGCCGCTGGCGATCATTGGATCGTCGCCGAGAAGAAGGGCCGGAAGGTTTTCTCACGGGGCATCTGGACCTCGGCGGCGACCATTGAAAGTATTCGAGCCGATCTCGAAGCCGAGCGATCCACGGAGAGCTTCGCCCAGAAGAAGGAAGCCGCTGCCCGACGCCGGGAGAAAGTCCAGATCGAGTACGTCGAGGACTTCCACGGTGCAGTGTTGGCGTTCCTAGCCTTTCATCCGAATCACGCCGATCTCGCCGACCGGCTTGCCCGGGCCGTGACCGATCATGCAACGCCGGTCGGGAGCGGCACGGTCGCCAGGACGAAACGCATTCCAGTTGAGCAACGGGCCGAAGCCGCCGTGATAGCTTGGATGCGTCACCAGACGACCGGTTACGACGGCATGGTGATCCCACGGGTCAAAGGCAAACGGAGGGAAGTCCGGCGAATGCTGGCCCGGCGATCCCACGATTTGTTGGAGCGTTATCGGCGGGGCGAGGACCTTCCAGAGACGTGTCCGTTGCTGCGGACGTTGGCGAAGTTGGTGCCAGACCACGGGGAACCGTCAAGCGGGCATCGTCTTCCGGGCCAATGCTAA
- a CDS encoding DUF1552 domain-containing protein yields the protein MKTLSRRTMLRGLGSAIALPWLDSMGAVTSWAAESSRAAPAPNRMAFLYVPNGKNMADWTPKTEGALGELPAILQPLAKVKNDLLILTGLTADKARPHGDGGGDHARALSAFLTGCQPRKTDGADIRAGVSVDQVAAGRLADTTRLPSLEIGAEAGAMAGNCDSGYSCVYSSTMSWRSATQPLPKEVNPKLVFERLFGNGGDAERAKRDARRKSVLDFVREDSAELKNKLGANDLRKLDEYFSAIRDVEQRINKADKLPPVKTPEYKAPVTIPAVYAEHLRILSDLIVLAFQADVTRVCTFVLANEGSNKPYPFAGVPEGHHDLSHHGNDPKKKEKIRDINKFHTSQLAYLIERLKGINEGDGTLLDHCMLAYGSGNSDGNAHNHEDLPILLAGRGCGTIKTGRHLKFAKETPLNNLWLSMLDRMDVKLANLGDSTGHLPGLQG from the coding sequence ATGAAGACCCTATCACGCCGGACCATGCTTCGCGGACTCGGATCGGCGATCGCTTTGCCTTGGCTCGACTCGATGGGGGCCGTCACCTCCTGGGCCGCCGAGTCCAGCAGGGCGGCACCAGCGCCCAATCGCATGGCCTTCTTGTATGTGCCCAACGGCAAGAATATGGCCGACTGGACCCCGAAGACTGAAGGGGCGCTGGGAGAGTTGCCGGCCATTCTGCAACCTCTGGCCAAGGTCAAGAACGACCTGCTGATTCTCACCGGCTTGACGGCAGACAAGGCTCGGCCTCACGGCGACGGCGGCGGCGACCACGCCCGGGCGCTCAGCGCATTCCTGACCGGCTGCCAGCCCCGCAAAACCGACGGCGCCGACATCCGGGCCGGCGTTTCCGTCGATCAGGTCGCGGCGGGTCGACTGGCCGATACCACCCGTTTGCCCTCACTGGAGATCGGCGCCGAGGCGGGCGCGATGGCGGGAAACTGCGATAGCGGTTATTCGTGCGTCTATTCCTCGACGATGTCCTGGCGCTCAGCCACCCAGCCGTTGCCTAAAGAAGTGAATCCCAAACTGGTCTTTGAACGACTTTTTGGCAATGGGGGCGACGCCGAGCGAGCCAAACGTGACGCTCGCCGCAAGAGCGTCCTGGATTTCGTCCGCGAGGACTCCGCCGAACTGAAGAACAAACTCGGGGCCAACGACCTGCGCAAGCTCGACGAGTACTTCTCGGCCATTCGCGATGTGGAGCAACGGATCAACAAGGCTGACAAGTTGCCTCCGGTGAAAACGCCGGAGTACAAGGCTCCCGTCACCATCCCGGCCGTGTATGCCGAGCATCTGCGCATCCTCTCCGACCTGATTGTGCTCGCTTTCCAGGCCGACGTCACGCGGGTTTGCACCTTCGTGCTCGCGAACGAGGGAAGCAACAAGCCCTATCCGTTCGCCGGCGTCCCCGAGGGGCACCACGACCTTTCGCACCACGGCAACGATCCGAAGAAGAAAGAAAAGATTCGGGACATCAATAAGTTTCACACCAGCCAACTGGCTTACCTGATCGAACGGCTCAAGGGCATCAACGAGGGCGATGGCACGCTGCTAGACCATTGCATGCTGGCCTACGGCAGCGGCAACTCGGACGGCAACGCCCACAATCACGAAGACCTGCCGATCCTGCTCGCGGGTCGCGGTTGCGGCACGATCAAGACCGGACGGCATTTGAAATTTGCCAAGGAAACGCCTTTGAACAACCTCTGGCTGTCGATGCTCGACCGCATGGACGTTAAGCTAGCCAACCTGGGCGACAGTACTGGTCACCTGCCGGGGTTGCAGGGTTAA
- a CDS encoding DUF1592 domain-containing protein: protein MRLFAALTLLLGLAGLKPVQAADFAKDGVAFLQKHCLACHGEKKKNADVALHTFTSEASLLKNRKLWDSVLKVIAEGEMPPAEKPRPPAKDSEQFLALVNSIFDKADINAKPDPGRVTIRRLNKTEYANTVRDLVGIDFNPAEDFPADDIGYGFDNIGDVLTISPVLLERYLAAAESITNRAIIPNPPKPPERWVGSQYLEPATDPEKVPKFRPITTGNLNSQYSITLSGDYTFRFRAFAETIDDEPVRVSVTVNGTEVAAVSLPAGDAKSAKFHETKLKITKGMVRIAVNLVNPKKNAQGKERRLLVENFNLNGPADTRPETHKKLLAADLSKPKREQTREILGRFATKAYRRPATPEEVERLVKFVEATEASGEKYETAIQLALQGVLTSPKFLFRVELDDRPDSVEAHPINEYQLASRLSYFIWASMPDDELFALAAKNQLGANLESQVKRMLKDPKAATLVDNFVMQWLQLKRLDTFAPDQKLFPQFNEELRRSMIRETQLFFEEMVREDRSILDIIDGRYTHIDGKLAAIYGIKDTKGNYWSTPKPTPGGQNIPWDSFVRVELPADGSRAGILTQASILTVTSNPTRTSPVKRGRWVLEQVLGTPPPPPPPNVPELKEDPKAISSGSLRQRMEEHRKNPACANCHAKMDAMGFALENFDAIGKFRTKDGAFDIDPAGKLPDGRQFQNPQQLKSLLKEKKELIAGNWAEKMLTYALGRGLEYYDKQTLKKIVSGTEKGGFAFSALVTEIVRSDAFRMRRGKTEPAKAVN, encoded by the coding sequence ATGCGTTTGTTCGCCGCTCTGACACTTTTGCTCGGCCTAGCCGGCCTCAAGCCTGTGCAGGCCGCCGACTTTGCCAAAGACGGGGTCGCTTTCCTGCAAAAGCACTGTCTTGCCTGCCATGGCGAGAAGAAAAAGAATGCCGATGTGGCGTTGCACACGTTCACCAGCGAAGCTTCGTTGCTGAAAAATCGGAAACTGTGGGACAGCGTCCTCAAGGTGATTGCCGAGGGCGAAATGCCCCCGGCAGAGAAGCCCCGCCCTCCAGCCAAAGATTCCGAGCAATTCCTTGCTCTCGTCAATTCGATTTTCGACAAAGCCGACATCAACGCGAAACCCGATCCGGGCCGGGTGACGATCCGCCGGCTCAACAAAACCGAATACGCGAACACCGTCCGCGATCTGGTCGGCATCGACTTCAACCCCGCCGAGGATTTCCCGGCCGATGATATCGGCTACGGGTTCGATAACATCGGCGACGTGCTGACGATCTCCCCGGTGCTGCTGGAGCGCTATCTGGCCGCGGCCGAGTCGATCACCAACCGGGCAATTATCCCCAACCCGCCCAAGCCGCCTGAGCGCTGGGTCGGTTCGCAGTACCTGGAGCCGGCCACCGACCCCGAGAAGGTGCCCAAGTTTCGACCGATCACCACAGGGAACCTGAATTCGCAATACTCAATTACGCTCAGCGGCGATTACACTTTTCGCTTTCGGGCCTTTGCCGAAACGATCGACGACGAACCGGTCCGTGTCAGCGTCACGGTCAACGGCACCGAAGTGGCCGCCGTGTCGCTGCCCGCCGGTGACGCGAAGTCGGCCAAATTCCACGAAACCAAACTCAAGATCACTAAAGGAATGGTCCGGATCGCGGTCAATCTGGTGAACCCCAAGAAGAACGCCCAGGGGAAGGAACGCCGACTGCTCGTCGAAAATTTCAACCTCAACGGCCCGGCCGACACCCGACCGGAAACTCACAAGAAACTGCTTGCGGCCGACCTCTCGAAACCCAAACGGGAACAAACCCGGGAGATCCTGGGCCGATTTGCCACTAAGGCTTACCGTCGACCGGCCACACCGGAAGAAGTCGAAAGACTGGTCAAGTTCGTCGAAGCGACGGAGGCGAGCGGCGAGAAGTACGAGACTGCCATTCAGCTCGCCCTGCAGGGCGTGCTGACCTCGCCGAAGTTCCTCTTCCGCGTGGAACTCGACGACCGGCCCGACTCCGTAGAAGCCCACCCGATCAACGAGTACCAACTCGCGTCGCGACTGTCGTACTTCATCTGGGCTTCCATGCCCGACGACGAATTGTTCGCGCTGGCCGCCAAAAACCAATTGGGCGCCAACCTGGAGTCGCAGGTGAAACGGATGCTGAAGGATCCGAAGGCCGCCACACTGGTGGACAACTTTGTGATGCAATGGCTGCAACTGAAACGGCTGGACACCTTCGCCCCGGACCAGAAGCTGTTTCCGCAGTTCAATGAAGAGCTGCGCCGGTCGATGATCCGCGAGACGCAACTGTTCTTTGAGGAAATGGTACGGGAGGATCGATCGATCCTCGACATCATCGATGGCCGCTACACCCACATCGATGGAAAGTTGGCGGCTATTTATGGCATCAAAGACACTAAGGGTAACTATTGGTCCACACCGAAACCGACGCCCGGCGGACAGAACATCCCCTGGGATTCGTTCGTTCGCGTGGAACTTCCGGCCGACGGGTCGCGGGCCGGGATTCTGACTCAAGCCAGCATCCTCACGGTCACCTCGAATCCGACGCGGACTTCGCCGGTCAAGCGAGGTCGCTGGGTGCTGGAACAAGTGCTGGGCACTCCTCCGCCACCGCCGCCCCCGAACGTCCCGGAGTTGAAGGAGGACCCCAAGGCCATCTCCAGCGGCAGCCTCCGCCAGCGCATGGAGGAGCACCGGAAAAACCCGGCCTGCGCCAACTGCCATGCCAAGATGGATGCGATGGGGTTCGCCCTGGAGAATTTTGATGCGATCGGCAAATTCCGCACCAAGGACGGCGCCTTCGACATCGACCCGGCCGGTAAACTGCCCGATGGCCGGCAATTCCAGAATCCGCAACAACTTAAATCGCTACTAAAAGAGAAGAAAGAGTTGATTGCCGGCAACTGGGCCGAGAAAATGCTCACCTACGCGCTGGGTCGCGGCCTCGAGTACTACGACAAGCAGACGCTGAAGAAAATCGTCTCCGGAACGGAAAAAGGCGGGTTTGCCTTCTCCGCTCTGGTCACAGAAATCGTTCGAAGTGACGCCTTCCGCATGCGGCGGGGCAAAACGGAACCGGCAAAGGCCGTCAATTAA
- a CDS encoding YcxB family protein — protein sequence MLCVTAFLASSHQNGVLGIHRFILLAEGLQEITEVNVSFHKWIGIRDIISSPRYCVIRISPFLYYVIPRRSFCSKEDYEVFLYEAKTLMNSAKLDGKTSKFEGR from the coding sequence ATGTTGTGCGTCACTGCTTTTCTCGCTTCTAGTCATCAAAATGGCGTCCTAGGAATTCACAGATTTATACTACTGGCTGAGGGTTTGCAAGAGATAACTGAAGTGAATGTCTCTTTTCACAAGTGGATTGGCATTCGAGATATCATTTCTTCGCCCAGATACTGTGTGATCAGAATAAGTCCTTTTCTTTATTATGTGATTCCTCGGCGGTCTTTTTGTTCGAAGGAAGACTATGAAGTCTTTCTTTATGAAGCGAAAACTTTGATGAACTCAGCTAAGTTGGATGGCAAGACCAGCAAATTTGAGGGTCGCTGA
- a CDS encoding Imm26 family immunity protein encodes MKNEKKKRVKRRVGDLIAIPLESGYAYGRVLRMPLVAFYDLKSKNLLPPEKVLPAPIAFRILVMNRPIVDGSWPVLGNFDLEARFMVETHFFKKDSFTGALTRQKFGDSHEEPATLEACKKLERKAVWSLIHVVDRLADHFAGRPNQFVESLKV; translated from the coding sequence GTGAAGAATGAGAAAAAGAAGAGAGTGAAGCGACGAGTGGGCGATCTCATTGCCATCCCACTCGAATCCGGATATGCATATGGTCGAGTTCTTCGTATGCCACTAGTAGCATTTTATGATTTGAAAAGTAAGAATCTTCTTCCCCCTGAGAAAGTTTTACCCGCCCCAATTGCTTTTCGGATTCTAGTTATGAACCGTCCGATAGTTGATGGCAGTTGGCCAGTTCTCGGGAATTTCGACCTGGAGGCCCGCTTTATGGTTGAAACACATTTTTTTAAGAAGGATTCTTTTACAGGAGCACTAACTAGACAAAAATTCGGCGATAGCCATGAGGAGCCAGCAACGCTCGAAGCATGTAAGAAACTTGAGCGTAAAGCAGTATGGTCACTAATACATGTCGTTGATCGACTAGCAGATCATTTTGCGGGCAGACCGAACCAATTTGTTGAAAGCTTAAAAGTTTAG
- a CDS encoding PDZ domain-containing protein, giving the protein MKPGKNFDKPDLYDLSGLYIRTNSGCVLAQAIDKDSVADKAGMKEGDILTRLDGQDIAKIELFDVRKRLCEDGTRVKLRVKQAEKELEFTLDLKSFETKK; this is encoded by the coding sequence TTGAAGCCCGGGAAAAACTTTGACAAACCCGATCTTTACGACTTGAGCGGCTTGTATATTCGCACAAACTCGGGGTGTGTGCTGGCCCAAGCGATCGATAAGGACAGCGTTGCGGATAAAGCCGGTATGAAGGAAGGGGACATCTTGACCCGGCTGGATGGCCAGGACATTGCCAAGATCGAATTATTCGATGTTAGGAAACGCTTATGCGAGGATGGCACTCGGGTCAAGCTGAGGGTGAAGCAAGCAGAAAAAGAACTTGAATTCACCTTGGATCTAAAAAGCTTCGAAACGAAAAAATGA
- a CDS encoding transposase: MSGEARKKLRSQMHDFRRRPEDLKPEQVQALEDLFEKVPSLGTIYHLRWEATKIFDSAPNRAEASRLLEDWIVQARETEMDWEPFITMLKNNWEGILAYFEERKSSGPVEGLNTKIRVVLRRSYGIQSLTTLWTRILLDVNWAAKKLGPTIAEIRGFVNQIQKYFSECYT, translated from the coding sequence TTGAGCGGGGAAGCCCGCAAGAAGCTGCGTTCTCAGATGCACGACTTCCGGCGTCGTCCCGAGGATTTGAAACCGGAGCAGGTCCAGGCCCTCGAGGATTTGTTCGAGAAGGTGCCTTCGTTGGGAACGATCTACCATCTGCGTTGGGAGGCGACCAAAATCTTCGATAGTGCCCCGAACCGAGCCGAAGCCTCGCGACTGTTGGAAGATTGGATCGTCCAGGCCCGCGAGACCGAGATGGATTGGGAGCCGTTCATCACGATGCTCAAGAATAACTGGGAGGGGATCTTAGCCTACTTCGAGGAACGCAAAAGCAGCGGCCCGGTGGAGGGTCTGAATACCAAGATTCGGGTAGTGCTACGCCGAAGTTATGGAATTCAGAGTCTAACTACGCTCTGGACGAGAATACTCCTGGACGTGAATTGGGCAGCGAAAAAATTAGGGCCGACCATTGCGGAGATTCGCGGCTTCGTCAACCAGATCCAGAAGTATTTCTCTGAATGCTACACCTAG
- a CDS encoding transposase encodes MTTTTIAIDMDVPAGVSVGEYERIDGGHAFHVSWELPDNLCCETCQRESRLQLVEKNKFLSIRDLDLWGKPSFFVYQEVYHRCPSCGHRQSLLPPFKRRDVKYTFRFEEQVLVSLIGSTAEDVAVRLGIAAETVERIVKNRIEDAKAKQIDPQRKIERLGLDEISLRKGHKGYATILTDLTNGERPEILALSKGRDEAAGRACLEHLSAQQRSAVRWHHTDMSAAYLKACGVHLPNSQSVIDRFHVAKKLGEVADDLRKKTIEPTSEV; translated from the coding sequence ATGACGACGACTACCATTGCCATAGACATGGACGTCCCTGCCGGAGTGAGCGTTGGCGAATACGAACGCATCGACGGGGGCCACGCCTTTCACGTGAGTTGGGAGTTGCCCGACAATCTTTGTTGCGAGACATGCCAGCGAGAGTCTCGGCTTCAATTGGTGGAGAAGAACAAGTTTCTGAGCATCCGCGATCTGGATTTGTGGGGTAAGCCGAGCTTTTTCGTGTACCAGGAGGTGTATCACCGCTGCCCGTCGTGCGGTCACCGTCAATCGCTGTTGCCGCCGTTCAAGCGTCGGGATGTGAAATATACGTTTCGCTTCGAGGAGCAGGTGCTGGTCAGTCTGATCGGGAGCACAGCCGAAGACGTGGCGGTGCGTTTGGGGATCGCCGCGGAGACGGTGGAACGAATCGTCAAGAACCGGATAGAGGACGCCAAGGCGAAGCAGATCGATCCCCAGCGGAAGATCGAGCGTTTGGGTCTGGATGAGATCAGCCTGCGTAAGGGGCATAAGGGATATGCGACCATTCTCACAGACCTGACGAATGGGGAGCGTCCGGAGATTCTGGCTCTGTCCAAGGGTCGCGACGAAGCAGCGGGGCGAGCGTGTTTGGAGCATTTGTCGGCCCAGCAACGGTCGGCGGTGCGTTGGCATCATACGGACATGAGCGCGGCGTATTTGAAGGCTTGCGGCGTGCATTTACCCAACAGCCAGTCGGTAATAGATCGCTTTCACGTCGCCAAGAAATTGGGTGAGGTGGCGGACGATCTGCGAAAAAAAACTATCGAGCCTACAAGCGAAGTTTGA